In the genome of Eggerthella sp. YY7918, one region contains:
- a CDS encoding LysR family transcriptional regulator, with protein MELRTLRYFLALAQEGTISNAAKALHVTQPTLSRQLSDLEKSFGKQLFERGAKRIVLTDEGARLREYAESIVALADKAEAELAQPEKAVSGDVYVGCGETDAMRIALRAAKRLREVYPDIYLHLSSGSSADLMDRFDDGLFDFILECELVSRPDCEELPLPATDVWGALMRKDHPLAKLDAVGIDDLIGVPLICGRQALKAGKMREWAGVSIDKWDVVATYNLILNGALMVEEGMGVAICYDRLIRLSDEGVLCFRPLSPSLVSQMGIVWKKHRRLSKAAATFLEYVRRECEA; from the coding sequence ATGGAGCTGCGTACGTTGCGCTATTTCTTGGCTCTCGCACAAGAAGGCACCATCTCCAATGCGGCGAAGGCTTTGCATGTGACGCAGCCGACACTGTCCCGACAGCTTTCCGACCTGGAGAAAAGCTTCGGAAAACAGCTGTTCGAACGCGGTGCCAAGCGTATCGTACTTACCGACGAGGGTGCGCGTCTGCGTGAGTACGCCGAATCCATTGTGGCGCTGGCTGACAAGGCGGAGGCCGAACTTGCCCAACCGGAGAAGGCGGTAAGCGGAGATGTCTATGTAGGCTGCGGCGAGACCGATGCTATGCGTATTGCTCTGCGTGCAGCTAAGCGTTTGCGTGAAGTATATCCAGACATTTATCTGCATTTATCAAGCGGCTCAAGCGCCGATTTAATGGATCGCTTTGATGACGGTTTGTTTGACTTCATTTTGGAGTGCGAGTTGGTTAGTCGCCCTGATTGCGAAGAGCTGCCTCTGCCTGCGACGGATGTGTGGGGCGCGCTCATGCGTAAAGACCATCCTCTTGCCAAGCTTGATGCGGTGGGAATAGACGACCTGATAGGGGTGCCTCTTATTTGTGGTCGTCAAGCGCTCAAAGCAGGTAAGATGCGCGAGTGGGCGGGTGTGTCTATCGACAAATGGGATGTTGTGGCTACCTATAATCTCATTCTCAACGGTGCCCTTATGGTGGAAGAGGGCATGGGCGTGGCTATCTGCTATGACCGACTCATTCGCCTGTCGGATGAGGGAGTGCTGTGTTTTCGGCCGCTTAGCCCGTCGCTTGTTTCTCAAATGGGAATCGTTTGGAAGAAGCACCGACGCCTTTCAAAAGCTGCTGCCACGTTTTTGGAGTACGTGAGGCGGGAGTGCGAAGCTTGA
- a CDS encoding MFS transporter, producing the protein MSASSHERCKHPSLVAAMLVVLAFALGFAEFVLIGITPDVAAGLNEPLTLIGDLVGYYALACAVATPVVSLAGARFKRFNLMAGLLVVFNLGNIITLFVDTYAVLTISRMLAAATSGTLLALALTYVPELIEMRKVARVIALILAAFSVSSVIGVPIGTMLADAFDWKAAYVAVLVCGLAATSVLVALPRSGHAEVQPSIRAQLRLLGDARVLVNIAMILAGAASTYVFYTYLTPALEGLMGFGPTAISAILLVFGAACVVSNLLSGWMANRFGLRGLPASFALHAALLALLAITIPQGVLGLADIMAVGLIMYVMNSTVQMLFQEVARSDYPSAVTFSASLHPMSFNAGIAIGSFVGGATVNASGLLATGPVGALLALAAAGFAVILSRLVARRQHKVVDSAKKLARNA; encoded by the coding sequence ATGTCCGCTTCCTCGCACGAGCGCTGTAAGCATCCCTCACTCGTAGCCGCCATGCTCGTGGTGTTGGCGTTTGCGCTCGGGTTCGCCGAATTCGTACTCATTGGTATTACGCCCGATGTAGCAGCAGGTTTAAACGAACCGCTCACGCTCATCGGAGACCTCGTGGGTTACTATGCGCTCGCCTGTGCGGTGGCCACACCAGTGGTATCGCTGGCCGGAGCTCGTTTCAAACGATTTAACCTGATGGCAGGATTGTTGGTAGTGTTCAATCTGGGCAACATCATCACACTGTTTGTTGATACCTATGCCGTGCTGACTATATCTCGCATGCTTGCGGCCGCCACCTCGGGTACGCTTCTGGCGCTCGCTCTTACCTACGTGCCCGAACTTATTGAAATGCGCAAAGTTGCCCGCGTGATTGCGCTTATACTGGCCGCGTTTTCGGTGTCGAGTGTCATCGGCGTACCCATCGGCACGATGCTTGCCGACGCGTTCGATTGGAAAGCAGCCTACGTGGCAGTGCTTGTGTGTGGATTAGCGGCCACAAGCGTGCTCGTCGCCCTACCCCGCAGCGGACACGCCGAAGTTCAACCGAGCATCCGCGCGCAGCTGCGATTGTTAGGAGATGCGCGCGTACTCGTGAATATCGCAATGATTTTGGCAGGGGCAGCCTCCACCTATGTGTTCTACACCTATCTTACGCCCGCTCTCGAAGGCCTCATGGGCTTTGGGCCGACTGCAATAAGCGCCATCCTCCTTGTCTTTGGCGCAGCGTGTGTTGTGTCGAACCTGCTATCGGGATGGATGGCCAACCGTTTCGGTCTCCGCGGACTGCCCGCATCGTTTGCCTTGCATGCAGCGCTTTTAGCACTATTGGCCATAACCATCCCCCAAGGTGTTCTCGGACTTGCCGATATCATGGCAGTAGGGCTGATCATGTACGTGATGAACTCCACCGTACAGATGCTCTTCCAAGAGGTCGCCCGCAGTGACTATCCAAGTGCCGTCACCTTCTCGGCCTCGTTGCATCCCATGTCATTTAATGCCGGCATCGCCATCGGTTCCTTTGTGGGCGGCGCGACGGTGAATGCAAGCGGGCTTCTGGCCACAGGGCCGGTAGGCGCGCTGCTTGCGCTCGCAGCAGCAGGGTTTGCCGTAATCCTCAGCCGTCTCGTGGCGAGGAGGCAACACAAGGTAGTCGACTCAGCCAAAAAACTTGCACGAAACGCTTGA
- a CDS encoding aldo/keto reductase, with amino-acid sequence MNYRELGRTGLKVSEIGFGAEWMEKKSPEEVRAVVARCEEVGINILDCWMAGPEVRSNLGAALTDTRERWIIQGHIGSTWQNGQYTRTRDMDQVIPAFEDLLTRLGTDHVELGMIHYVDDVEEYEGIMAGPFIDYVRGLRDAGTIGHIGLSTHNPEVARRAVLSGEIEMVMFSVNPAFDLLPATTSLDEAFTFNYADELGGMDPARAELYALCEREGVGLTVMKGYAGGRLFSAEASPFGVAMTPVQCIHYALTRPAVASIMAGFDTPSHVDDAVAYETADETARDYASVLANAPKHAYFGQCTYCGHCAPCTAGIDIATVNKFYDLATMQDEPPASLRAHYEALDATAADCTGCAACEPRCPFGVPIAERMQQAATLFA; translated from the coding sequence ATGAACTATCGCGAACTGGGACGCACCGGACTCAAGGTGAGCGAAATTGGGTTTGGGGCCGAGTGGATGGAAAAGAAGTCGCCTGAAGAGGTGCGTGCCGTCGTGGCGCGCTGCGAGGAGGTCGGCATCAACATTCTTGACTGCTGGATGGCCGGACCTGAGGTGCGCAGCAACCTGGGCGCGGCACTGACAGACACACGCGAGAGGTGGATTATCCAAGGCCACATCGGCTCCACGTGGCAGAACGGCCAGTACACGCGCACCCGCGATATGGACCAGGTGATTCCCGCGTTTGAGGACTTGCTCACGCGCCTGGGTACCGACCATGTAGAGCTCGGCATGATCCACTACGTGGACGACGTGGAGGAGTACGAAGGCATCATGGCCGGCCCTTTCATCGACTACGTGCGCGGGCTGCGCGATGCGGGCACCATCGGCCATATAGGTCTTTCTACCCATAATCCGGAAGTGGCGCGCCGCGCGGTACTCTCCGGCGAAATCGAAATGGTCATGTTCAGCGTGAACCCCGCCTTCGACCTGCTGCCGGCCACTACCAGCCTGGACGAAGCATTCACGTTTAACTATGCCGATGAACTGGGCGGCATGGATCCTGCCCGCGCCGAGTTGTACGCCCTCTGCGAACGCGAAGGCGTGGGCCTCACCGTCATGAAGGGGTATGCAGGCGGCCGTTTGTTCAGCGCTGAGGCATCGCCCTTTGGCGTAGCGATGACCCCCGTGCAGTGCATCCACTACGCACTCACCCGCCCGGCTGTGGCCAGCATTATGGCCGGCTTCGATACGCCGTCCCACGTCGATGACGCCGTGGCGTACGAAACTGCCGACGAAACCGCACGCGACTACGCAAGCGTGCTGGCCAATGCGCCGAAGCACGCCTATTTCGGCCAGTGCACCTACTGCGGCCATTGCGCTCCCTGCACGGCCGGGATCGACATCGCTACCGTCAACAAGTTCTACGACCTGGCCACCATGCAAGACGAGCCGCCCGCCTCACTGCGTGCCCACTACGAAGCGCTCGATGCCACCGCCGCCGACTGCACAGGCTGCGCCGCCTGCGAGCCTCGTTGCCCCTTCGGCGTACCTATTGCCGAACGCATGCAACAGGCAGCCACACTGTTCGCCTAA
- a CDS encoding ComF family protein: MAKLIDISNSALTTYAAAVSEAIAETLWPTRCAVCDIPGKVLCDRCQRALGYVDWWRACHRCGAPLARVQCTECNAVTLAASGRTEPAFDGCASSVVFDDASARIVRTWKDAGERRLASSMAALMTSVIPPAWHTTGLTIVPIPASTAALRRRGFDHGRDLAEALAAYLGYSIAPLLSRPRVRDQRSLTRRERLGNMEGRFRVLPGATTPSTALIVDDVFTTGATLSAASDALRAAGCSTIVCVTFARVF; encoded by the coding sequence ATGGCAAAATTGATCGACATATCGAACTCTGCGCTTACCACCTATGCCGCAGCGGTATCTGAGGCGATTGCCGAGACGCTCTGGCCCACGCGCTGCGCGGTGTGCGACATCCCAGGAAAGGTGCTGTGCGACCGCTGTCAACGCGCCTTGGGCTATGTGGATTGGTGGCGTGCCTGCCACCGCTGCGGCGCACCCCTTGCACGCGTACAGTGCACCGAATGCAACGCTGTCACCTTGGCCGCTTCGGGTCGCACCGAGCCGGCGTTTGACGGGTGCGCCAGCAGCGTGGTGTTTGACGACGCGTCCGCACGCATCGTTCGCACGTGGAAGGATGCGGGAGAGCGCAGGCTCGCAAGCAGCATGGCTGCGCTCATGACATCTGTCATACCTCCTGCGTGGCACACCACAGGACTGACGATTGTTCCCATCCCCGCAAGCACGGCTGCCCTCCGCCGTCGTGGCTTCGATCACGGCCGTGATCTTGCCGAAGCGCTTGCCGCGTACCTGGGTTATTCCATTGCGCCGCTGCTGAGCCGACCGCGCGTCCGAGACCAGCGATCTCTCACACGACGCGAAAGACTCGGGAATATGGAAGGCCGCTTCCGGGTGTTGCCCGGAGCTACGACACCTTCCACCGCATTGATCGTTGACGATGTGTTTACGACAGGAGCTACGCTCTCGGCAGCGTCGGATGCCCTGCGTGCCGCCGGCTGCTCAACCATAGTCTGTGTTACGTTCGCGCGCGTCTTCTAA
- a CDS encoding flavodoxin family protein — protein MGKRIVVLNGSPRKTGNTSALVAAFTEGARKAGSQVDVFFLDGMGINGCKGCFGGGKDAEHPCVQKDGMDAIYPAYREADVVVLASPLYYWSVSGQLKTVFDRLFAVAECNSDYRNPVKDAVLLMAAEGDGFEESIYWYERLMGHLGWTDKGRVLCGGVMDVGDIAGRPELEEARALGASL, from the coding sequence ATGGGGAAGCGGATCGTGGTTTTGAATGGAAGCCCGCGTAAGACGGGGAACACCTCGGCTCTGGTAGCGGCGTTTACGGAAGGTGCGCGCAAGGCGGGAAGCCAGGTTGACGTGTTCTTCCTGGATGGCATGGGTATCAACGGCTGCAAAGGGTGCTTCGGTGGCGGCAAGGACGCAGAGCATCCCTGTGTGCAGAAGGACGGCATGGATGCCATTTATCCGGCGTATCGGGAAGCTGACGTGGTGGTGCTTGCGTCGCCGCTGTACTACTGGTCGGTTTCTGGCCAGCTCAAGACTGTATTTGATCGCCTGTTTGCCGTAGCTGAGTGTAACTCGGACTATCGTAACCCCGTGAAGGACGCCGTGCTGCTGATGGCCGCCGAGGGTGACGGCTTCGAGGAAAGCATCTATTGGTACGAGCGGCTCATGGGTCACCTCGGCTGGACAGACAAGGGTCGCGTGCTCTGCGGCGGCGTGATGGATGTGGGCGATATCGCGGGTCGTCCTGAGCTTGAAGAGGCCCGCGCTTTGGGTGCCTCGCTGTAA
- a CDS encoding glycosyltransferase family 2 protein, with the protein MLDQFFSQISFVDVFNFCVFLTFTCCYTYQLYYVFVVLTRKPKERTAKKNHRFAVVVSARNESAVIGDLIHSIKVQNYPQELIDVFVVADNCTDNTAEVAREAGAIVFPRFNTEQVGKGYALDYGFSVIRSQYADRGYEAYFVFDADNVLDVNYFREMNKTYDSGAKASTSYRNSKNYDSNWISAGYAVWFLREAKFLNQARLTLNTSCAVSGTGFFIAADIIEKNGGWKWHLLTEDIEFSANSILEGTRISYTPTAILYDEQPITFRDSWNQRFRWAKGFYQVFWHYGARLAKGIVTNPKGARFACYDMLMTIAPGMLLTIVSVTFNAIIIVLAATGLMSTGIMIASSLSSIFFCLMNYVVFMFMFGVLTTFVEWDSIRSTTAKKVRYMFTFPLFMVTYIPIALVALVKRCDWKPIQHSISVDVTEFSDASAARDKRERIV; encoded by the coding sequence GTGCTGGACCAGTTTTTTTCGCAGATCTCGTTCGTTGATGTGTTCAATTTCTGCGTGTTCCTCACGTTTACGTGTTGCTACACCTATCAGCTGTATTACGTGTTTGTCGTATTGACTCGCAAGCCCAAGGAGCGTACGGCGAAGAAAAACCATCGGTTTGCCGTCGTCGTTTCCGCTCGCAACGAAAGCGCCGTCATTGGCGATCTCATCCATTCCATTAAAGTACAAAACTACCCACAAGAGCTTATTGATGTGTTCGTCGTTGCGGATAACTGCACGGACAACACTGCCGAGGTGGCGCGCGAGGCCGGCGCTATTGTGTTCCCCCGGTTCAACACCGAGCAGGTGGGCAAGGGCTATGCGCTCGACTACGGTTTTTCGGTCATTCGCTCTCAGTATGCCGATCGCGGTTACGAGGCCTATTTCGTGTTCGATGCCGATAACGTGCTCGACGTGAATTACTTCCGCGAGATGAACAAGACCTATGACAGCGGCGCGAAGGCATCCACGAGCTACCGTAACTCGAAGAACTACGACTCCAACTGGATTTCGGCCGGGTATGCCGTATGGTTCTTGCGCGAAGCCAAGTTCCTCAACCAGGCGCGTCTTACGCTCAACACAAGCTGCGCCGTCTCGGGTACTGGCTTTTTCATTGCCGCTGACATCATCGAGAAAAACGGCGGCTGGAAATGGCATCTGCTTACCGAGGATATCGAATTCTCGGCGAACAGCATTCTTGAAGGTACGCGCATCAGCTACACGCCCACGGCTATTCTCTACGATGAGCAGCCCATCACGTTCCGTGATTCATGGAACCAGCGCTTCCGTTGGGCTAAGGGCTTTTACCAGGTATTTTGGCACTATGGCGCCCGCCTTGCGAAGGGCATTGTCACCAACCCCAAAGGCGCGCGTTTTGCATGCTACGACATGCTTATGACCATCGCGCCGGGCATGCTGCTCACCATTGTGTCGGTAACGTTTAACGCTATCATCATCGTGCTGGCGGCTACCGGCCTTATGTCGACGGGCATCATGATAGCCTCGTCGCTGTCTTCAATCTTCTTCTGCCTGATGAATTACGTCGTATTCATGTTCATGTTCGGTGTGCTGACCACGTTTGTGGAGTGGGATTCCATCCGCTCGACCACGGCGAAAAAGGTACGCTACATGTTCACCTTCCCCCTGTTCATGGTCACTTACATCCCCATTGCCTTGGTGGCGCTGGTGAAGAGGTGCGACTGGAAGCCCATTCAGCACAGCATTTCGGTCGATGTTACCGAGTTTTCCGACGCTTCTGCTGCTCGCGATAAGCGCGAACGCATCGTGTAA
- a CDS encoding HigA family addiction module antitoxin produces the protein MLTTIDTYISTPGEILKEEFLEPLGISQYRLAKAIGKPQSAVSDIVNGKRAITPDMAYLIGTALGTTPDFWLQLQTTYQLKTLDPLSLPNVEVLVN, from the coding sequence TTGTTGACTACCATTGATACATACATTTCCACGCCTGGCGAGATTCTCAAGGAGGAGTTTCTTGAGCCGCTCGGCATATCGCAGTATCGGCTGGCGAAGGCCATTGGCAAGCCCCAATCGGCCGTGTCTGACATCGTCAACGGCAAGCGGGCCATCACACCCGACATGGCGTACCTCATCGGCACAGCCCTTGGCACCACGCCGGATTTCTGGCTGCAGCTACAGACCACCTATCAGCTTAAAACCCTTGATCCGCTGTCGCTCCCAAATGTCGAAGTGCTCGTCAACTAG
- a CDS encoding type II toxin-antitoxin system RelE/ParE family toxin — MRFKDRDIEAFWLDSSRFIPRRVPPELRRSLFRKLQMLDAAEASGSLNDLRVPPSNRLERLSGDRAGCYSIRVNRQWRLCFLWTKHGIEGVELVDYH, encoded by the coding sequence ATGCGATTCAAAGACCGTGACATCGAAGCGTTCTGGCTCGACAGCAGCCGATTTATTCCCCGGCGCGTCCCTCCCGAGCTGCGCCGAAGCTTGTTTCGCAAACTCCAAATGCTCGACGCAGCCGAGGCATCGGGATCGCTGAACGACTTACGCGTTCCACCGAGTAATCGCCTCGAACGGTTGAGCGGAGATCGCGCCGGATGCTACAGCATCCGGGTGAACCGGCAATGGCGGCTTTGCTTCCTTTGGACCAAACACGGCATCGAAGGAGTTGAGCTTGTTGACTACCATTGA
- a CDS encoding helix-turn-helix domain-containing protein, with protein sequence MADKRCISNERLDTTGFSYTLSLISGKYKMTILYTLMEFGVVRTGELQRYIGTITYKTLSSSLKELEADGLVHREEYPQIPPKVEYSLTERGRSLIPLLDGLCEWGDAHRPQKQQ encoded by the coding sequence ATGGCTGATAAGCGCTGTATCTCTAACGAGCGGCTGGACACCACCGGATTCAGCTACACCCTGTCGCTCATCAGTGGCAAGTACAAGATGACTATCCTCTACACCCTCATGGAGTTCGGTGTGGTACGCACCGGCGAGCTGCAACGCTACATCGGCACCATCACGTACAAGACGCTGTCTTCCTCGCTCAAAGAACTCGAAGCCGACGGCCTCGTCCACCGCGAGGAATACCCGCAAATCCCCCCGAAGGTGGAATACAGTTTAACTGAACGCGGGCGCTCTCTCATCCCCCTCCTTGACGGCCTCTGCGAATGGGGCGACGCCCACCGGCCACAAAAGCAACAATAA
- the ahcY gene encoding adenosylhomocysteinase — MSYDIHDIALADEGLARIMWADRDMPVLASIRERFERERPLEGVRIGACMHVTTETANLMRALVASGAQVTLCASNPLSTQDYTAASLVRDFGIDVHAIAGEDAETYNRHIEAVIATNPQIIMDDGADLDTALHTKFTDKLPGIIGGTEETTTGVVRLAAMAAEGTLAYPVFNINDANTKHCFDNHYGTGQSTLDGIIRATNRLMCGRTIVISGYGYCGSGLALRAKGMGMRVIVCEVDPLKALEAHMEGYEMMPAAEAAKFADVWVTVTGNCKVVDGPAFENMKDGAIVCNSGHFDSEINLVWLEEHAVKKEEIKPLVEEYTLPDGRTIIVLAQGRLVNLSCAEGHPASVMDMSFANQALAAEYLYLHQGELENKVYDVPAAIDDGVARVKLETLGIAIDTLTEEQIKYMNSWNFEQA; from the coding sequence TTGAGCTATGACATCCACGACATCGCACTGGCTGACGAGGGTCTCGCACGCATTATGTGGGCCGACCGCGATATGCCCGTCCTTGCATCCATCCGCGAGCGATTTGAGCGCGAACGTCCGCTTGAGGGCGTGCGTATCGGCGCCTGCATGCATGTGACCACCGAAACGGCGAACCTCATGCGCGCTTTGGTGGCCTCGGGAGCACAGGTGACGCTGTGCGCGTCAAACCCGCTGTCCACGCAGGATTACACGGCCGCCTCCCTCGTGCGCGATTTCGGCATTGATGTACACGCCATCGCCGGCGAAGACGCAGAGACGTACAACCGCCATATCGAAGCGGTTATCGCCACCAACCCGCAGATCATCATGGACGACGGCGCCGACCTGGACACCGCATTGCATACGAAGTTCACCGATAAACTGCCCGGCATTATCGGCGGCACCGAGGAAACGACGACGGGCGTTGTGCGTCTGGCCGCTATGGCTGCTGAGGGGACACTCGCCTACCCCGTGTTCAACATCAACGACGCGAACACGAAGCACTGCTTCGACAACCATTACGGTACCGGGCAGTCCACGCTCGACGGCATCATCCGCGCCACGAACCGCCTGATGTGCGGACGCACGATCGTGATCTCGGGCTACGGCTATTGCGGCAGCGGCCTGGCCCTGCGCGCGAAGGGCATGGGCATGCGCGTGATCGTATGCGAGGTGGACCCGCTGAAGGCGCTCGAGGCGCACATGGAGGGCTACGAGATGATGCCCGCCGCCGAGGCCGCGAAGTTTGCCGATGTGTGGGTGACCGTGACGGGCAACTGCAAGGTGGTTGACGGCCCCGCGTTCGAGAACATGAAGGACGGCGCCATTGTGTGCAACTCCGGCCACTTCGACAGCGAGATCAACCTTGTGTGGCTTGAGGAGCACGCTGTGAAGAAAGAGGAGATCAAGCCGCTGGTTGAGGAATACACGCTGCCGGACGGCCGCACGATCATCGTACTGGCGCAGGGGCGCCTCGTGAACCTGTCGTGCGCCGAGGGGCACCCGGCCTCCGTCATGGACATGAGTTTTGCGAACCAGGCGCTGGCCGCCGAGTACCTGTACCTGCATCAGGGCGAGCTGGAGAATAAAGTGTACGATGTGCCTGCCGCCATCGACGACGGCGTGGCGCGCGTCAAGCTGGAAACTTTGGGCATCGCCATCGATACGCTCACCGAGGAGCAGATCAAGTACATGAATTCCTGGAACTTCGAGCAGGCCTAA
- a CDS encoding DUF362 domain-containing protein gives MAGRQEDTLDRRTFVMGSAGFGMAVLAGSLVGCAPSRSDEVVNSESEPSLSPDAPASAEPIPTESLPYDSVFPEHEPLGRGVGACPGRVAWVRDGAAVVWDGSGYWWQHEHFNEEALHAMVADGIAATAGVDDARAGWRVLFESHNERAGRTGGYVSGQKIAIKANMNGSGTFGTSEESSMSYTTPVLLRALLMSLVEDAQVPASAITVYDVCRIFPDHMIELCSEDVLAGVRFLHRDEGGPRDAAGDENAPVVWSADVAGATNVVPACVSEADYLINLASLKGHSYGLTLSAKNHFGSLVNSSRLRPPEAAGIHRYVSGQTMGSYTVLVDLLANHYLGAKTMLWMLDGLVVATSEGATVTAEAARWESEPFNGGFTASLFFSQDPVALDSVGADFLINEPAVTSRNTALAGNGGVENYLHEAALAASAPSGTVYLDGAGTAVESLGVHEHWNNSTERLYSRDRGQPEGIELVRILR, from the coding sequence ATGGCAGGCAGACAAGAAGACACGCTTGACCGGCGAACATTCGTAATGGGGTCGGCGGGGTTTGGCATGGCAGTGCTTGCGGGATCCCTTGTGGGCTGCGCTCCTTCCAGAAGCGACGAAGTCGTGAATTCGGAGTCTGAACCATCGCTTTCGCCCGATGCTCCTGCTTCTGCTGAACCGATCCCAACCGAATCGCTGCCCTACGATTCGGTATTTCCCGAACATGAACCGTTGGGCCGTGGTGTGGGCGCGTGTCCCGGGCGAGTAGCATGGGTGCGCGATGGCGCGGCGGTTGTGTGGGATGGATCTGGCTATTGGTGGCAGCATGAGCACTTTAATGAAGAGGCTCTGCACGCTATGGTGGCAGACGGTATTGCCGCCACTGCGGGTGTTGACGACGCTCGCGCAGGCTGGCGCGTACTGTTTGAAAGCCACAATGAACGTGCGGGTCGAACAGGCGGCTACGTTTCCGGCCAAAAGATTGCCATCAAGGCTAACATGAATGGTTCTGGTACGTTTGGTACAAGCGAAGAAAGCTCGATGAGCTATACCACGCCGGTTTTGTTGCGTGCGCTTTTGATGTCGTTGGTGGAAGATGCGCAGGTGCCCGCAAGCGCTATCACCGTATACGATGTGTGTCGAATTTTTCCTGATCATATGATTGAACTTTGCTCGGAAGATGTGCTTGCGGGTGTGCGCTTTCTTCATCGGGACGAGGGCGGTCCCCGCGATGCGGCAGGTGATGAAAATGCGCCCGTGGTATGGTCGGCCGATGTAGCGGGCGCGACTAATGTTGTGCCTGCTTGCGTTTCCGAAGCTGATTACCTTATCAATTTGGCAAGTCTTAAAGGCCACAGCTATGGTCTGACCCTTTCTGCCAAGAATCACTTCGGTTCGCTTGTGAACAGCAGTCGGCTTCGACCGCCAGAGGCAGCTGGCATTCATCGCTACGTGTCAGGCCAGACGATGGGTTCCTATACGGTGCTTGTCGACCTGCTGGCAAACCACTATCTGGGAGCAAAAACCATGCTGTGGATGCTCGACGGACTTGTCGTAGCGACATCGGAGGGTGCAACGGTTACGGCCGAGGCTGCGCGATGGGAGAGCGAACCCTTTAACGGGGGATTTACGGCAAGCTTATTCTTCTCACAAGATCCAGTTGCGCTCGATTCGGTAGGGGCGGATTTCCTTATCAACGAACCAGCTGTTACGTCGCGCAATACCGCACTCGCGGGCAATGGGGGAGTGGAGAACTATCTGCACGAAGCAGCGCTTGCTGCGTCTGCGCCGTCGGGCACCGTATATTTGGATGGCGCGGGGACTGCGGTAGAAAGCCTCGGGGTTCACGAGCACTGGAATAATTCCACCGAGCGTCTCTACAGTCGCGATCGCGGTCAGCCCGAAGGCATCGAGCTTGTGCGCATCCTGCGGTAA
- a CDS encoding cupin domain-containing protein, with the protein MTTSRTETNDNGRAAYERDLMFPIGDPNDAFAQFFDGQSYLAPVSTEQVPFINVTFEPGCRNHWHIHHATTGGGQMLVCVGGRGWYQEWGQPARALKPGDVVHIPAEVKHWHEAATDSWFSHLAFEVPGENASNEWCEAVDADEYAKLGH; encoded by the coding sequence ATGACTACATCACGTACCGAAACCAACGACAACGGACGCGCCGCCTACGAGCGCGACCTGATGTTCCCTATCGGGGATCCCAACGACGCGTTCGCACAGTTTTTCGACGGGCAGAGTTACCTCGCCCCCGTGAGCACCGAGCAGGTGCCCTTTATAAATGTCACGTTCGAGCCGGGCTGTCGCAACCACTGGCACATCCACCACGCTACCACAGGCGGCGGACAGATGCTTGTATGCGTGGGCGGCCGCGGCTGGTATCAGGAGTGGGGTCAGCCTGCACGCGCACTCAAACCCGGCGATGTCGTGCATATTCCTGCCGAGGTGAAGCATTGGCACGAAGCCGCGACTGACAGCTGGTTCTCACATCTGGCCTTTGAGGTTCCCGGCGAGAATGCAAGCAACGAATGGTGCGAGGCGGTCGATGCCGACGAGTACGCAAAGCTTGGCCATTAA